A stretch of the Chitinophagaceae bacterium genome encodes the following:
- a CDS encoding PD40 domain-containing protein yields the protein MYKCCLLFLIVVTANLRLTVAQDAAAEKIFRFPTVHDNRITFSYAGDLYTVLKSGGVARKITSDIGYEMFARYSPDGTHIAFTGQFDGNTEVYVIPSNGGVPQRLTYTATLGRDDLSDRMGPNNIVMTWKDNEHIVYRSRKQSFNAFKGQLFMANMKGGLSEELPFSVAGFCSYSPDGKKMAMNRVFREFRTWKYYQGGMADDVWIYNLENKAWENITNNVAQDMQPMWAGDKIYFLSDRDRTMNLFTYDVTTKQTRKVTNYTDYDIKFPSLGDRDIVFEKGGLLYLLNLQNEQVTPVNIEIDNDQNWSRNELVDASKFIEGWDLAPDGNRMLFIARGDVFTVPAESGITRNLTQSSTAHDRDAVWSPDAKWIAYISDASGEDEIYIRSQNGTGDPVLVTTTGDVYKYHLMWSPDSKKILWSDRKQQLQYVDIDSKIITQLESSNTGEYNFYDWSPDSKWICFVRPEWQTNNRVFLYNLSTKIATPVTDNWYNSYEPTFTKDGKYLVLISDRDFNPTFSNIEFQISYQNMSKLYLVTLSKETPSPFAPENNEVIAAEKPKDENTATSKSKSDKSKKEPEASTSTDVKIDLDGISNRLIAFPVEPAQYFNIQSAEGNIYYLHSKSGEEGSTLSIFKFKDKKEDALGSYDMYQISADKKKMVVVKGHTYSIIDLPMGKIQPDKNVNLSGMKVMVNHREEYQEIFNETWRQMRDFFYVSNMHGLDWNAIKTKYGSLVPYVNHRADLTYLLGEMVGELSIGHSYVGGGDKPEPERIRTGLLGATLVRDASGYYKILKILQGANWSDGLRSPLTEVGVNVKAGDFIVAVNGAPTNAMNDIYASLIDAADKQVELTINSKASMDGSRKVIVVPIGDESQLYYYNWVEKNIRYVDSVSKGKVGYLHIPNMGADGLNEFIKHYYPQLNKKALIVDDRGNGGGFVSSLVAQRLSLDLVYYNMSRNQIGNPDPTMLYGPKVLLTDEYSASDGDIISYRFKKLKIGPVIGKRTWGGVVGIRGTLPIMDGGFLDRPEFAPYDSSGWLIEGHGVDPDIIVDQDPALAYVGIDQQLNKGLEVIMELLKTEEKTIPAVPAAKDKTK from the coding sequence ATGTATAAATGTTGTTTGCTTTTTTTAATTGTTGTCACCGCTAATTTAAGATTAACAGTCGCCCAGGATGCTGCTGCGGAAAAAATCTTTCGTTTTCCAACGGTTCATGATAACAGGATTACCTTTTCCTACGCCGGAGATCTTTACACTGTTTTAAAATCCGGAGGTGTAGCAAGAAAAATTACCAGTGACATCGGTTATGAAATGTTTGCCCGTTATTCACCGGATGGAACACACATCGCTTTCACAGGTCAATTTGATGGCAATACTGAAGTCTATGTAATTCCCTCGAATGGAGGTGTTCCGCAGCGCCTGACATACACCGCCACACTTGGTCGTGATGATCTTTCAGACCGAATGGGTCCGAATAACATTGTGATGACCTGGAAAGACAATGAGCACATTGTCTATCGTTCCCGCAAGCAATCGTTCAATGCATTTAAAGGGCAACTCTTCATGGCAAATATGAAGGGTGGCCTTTCTGAAGAGCTTCCTTTTTCCGTAGCCGGTTTCTGTTCCTATTCACCTGATGGAAAAAAGATGGCAATGAATCGCGTATTCCGTGAGTTCAGAACCTGGAAATATTACCAGGGCGGCATGGCAGACGATGTCTGGATCTATAATTTGGAAAACAAAGCATGGGAAAACATTACCAACAATGTTGCACAGGACATGCAACCAATGTGGGCCGGTGATAAAATCTATTTTCTCAGCGACCGCGATCGCACGATGAATCTCTTTACGTATGATGTAACTACTAAACAAACACGCAAAGTCACAAACTACACGGACTACGACATTAAGTTTCCGTCACTGGGCGATAGAGACATCGTTTTTGAAAAAGGCGGATTGTTGTATTTGCTGAATCTTCAGAATGAACAAGTGACACCTGTGAATATCGAAATTGATAACGATCAGAACTGGAGTCGCAATGAATTGGTAGATGCATCAAAATTTATTGAAGGCTGGGACCTTGCGCCTGATGGAAACAGGATGCTCTTTATTGCACGTGGCGATGTATTTACCGTTCCGGCTGAATCAGGCATCACACGTAACCTCACACAATCATCAACTGCACACGATCGTGATGCAGTATGGAGTCCGGATGCAAAATGGATTGCCTATATAAGTGATGCAAGTGGTGAAGATGAGATTTATATCCGTTCACAAAATGGAACAGGAGATCCGGTTCTTGTCACCACAACTGGCGACGTTTACAAGTATCATCTTATGTGGAGCCCTGACAGCAAGAAAATATTGTGGAGCGATAGAAAGCAACAGTTGCAATACGTAGATATTGATTCCAAAATTATTACGCAACTGGAATCGTCCAATACAGGCGAATACAACTTCTACGACTGGTCACCTGATAGCAAATGGATTTGTTTCGTTCGACCGGAATGGCAAACCAACAACAGGGTTTTTCTATATAATCTTTCTACGAAAATTGCTACACCCGTTACTGACAACTGGTATAACTCATACGAACCTACTTTCACCAAAGACGGAAAATATCTGGTGCTGATTTCAGATCGTGATTTCAATCCCACATTCAGCAATATTGAATTTCAGATTTCTTACCAGAACATGAGCAAACTGTACCTCGTTACACTTTCAAAAGAAACTCCTTCTCCCTTTGCTCCTGAAAACAACGAGGTAATAGCGGCAGAAAAACCAAAAGATGAAAATACCGCAACTTCAAAATCTAAATCAGATAAATCTAAAAAAGAACCCGAAGCAAGCACTTCAACTGATGTTAAGATTGATCTTGATGGCATCAGTAACCGGTTGATTGCATTTCCTGTTGAACCTGCACAGTATTTTAATATTCAGTCGGCGGAAGGAAATATCTATTACCTGCATTCAAAATCAGGAGAAGAGGGATCTACACTTTCCATCTTTAAGTTCAAGGATAAGAAAGAAGACGCATTAGGCTCTTATGATATGTACCAGATTTCAGCAGATAAAAAGAAAATGGTAGTTGTTAAAGGACATACTTACTCCATCATCGATTTGCCTATGGGAAAAATACAACCGGATAAAAATGTGAATTTGTCTGGCATGAAAGTCATGGTAAATCACCGGGAAGAATACCAGGAAATTTTTAACGAAACCTGGCGGCAGATGCGTGACTTCTTTTACGTTTCCAACATGCACGGCCTCGACTGGAACGCGATTAAAACAAAATACGGATCGCTGGTTCCTTATGTAAATCATCGCGCTGATCTCACGTATCTTCTTGGTGAAATGGTAGGCGAACTTAGCATCGGTCACTCCTACGTGGGTGGTGGTGATAAACCGGAACCTGAACGCATCAGAACCGGATTGCTTGGAGCAACGCTGGTAAGAGATGCATCCGGATACTATAAGATTTTAAAAATCCTGCAAGGTGCAAACTGGAGTGATGGCCTGCGTTCACCACTTACCGAAGTGGGCGTGAATGTAAAAGCCGGAGATTTTATCGTTGCTGTAAATGGCGCTCCTACCAATGCAATGAATGATATTTATGCATCGCTCATTGATGCGGCAGACAAGCAAGTGGAACTTACCATAAATAGTAAAGCGTCAATGGATGGCAGCAGAAAAGTAATTGTGGTTCCGATTGGCGATGAGAGTCAGCTCTATTATTATAACTGGGTGGAAAAAAATATCCGGTATGTTGATTCTGTTTCTAAAGGAAAAGTCGGGTATCTCCACATTCCAAATATGGGCGCTGATGGATTGAATGAATTCATCAAACATTATTATCCGCAATTGAATAAGAAGGCATTGATTGTCGATGATCGTGGAAACGGTGGAGGCTTTGTATCTTCTTTGGTTGCGCAACGTTTGTCGCTCGACCTGGTTTATTACAATATGTCAAGAAATCAAATCGGTAATCCGGATCCTACAATGCTTTATGGTCCCAAGGTGTTGCTGACAGATGAGTATTCAGCATCTGACGGAGATATTATTTCTTACCGATTCAAAAAATTGAAGATCGGTCCTGTGATTGGAAAGAGAACCTGGGGCGGTGTGGTTGGTATCCGCGGAACATTACCCATCATGGATGGAGGATTTCTCGACCGTCCTGAATTTGCACCTTATGATTCATCAGGTTGGCTGATTGAAGGTCATGGTGTTGATCCGGATATTATTGTTGATCAGGATCCTGCATTGGCTTATGTTGGCATTGATCAACAACTGAATAAAGGTTTGGAAGTGATCATGGAATTGTTGAAGACAGAGGAGAAAACAATCCCTGCTGTGCCTGCGGCGAAGGATAAAACGAAGTAG
- a CDS encoding metallophosphoesterase gives MKWSKLFLLAVVMLCYHLLFAQADQPVFSLFLIGDAGEHAISDTSHTKTLRKLKSELTASQYQEKSAVIYLGDNVYPCGMAPDNFKNGKVKYQIAPQVCCGSVNEMTSLSNTGKLSSQLEGLEGYDGSVFMVPGNHDWQRGERRGQEFVINEKRIVDEYFSAGKLKHGGFYPKSSFGPNDTLIKAEKGISIRLIFIDSQWWLHAHNHHINGLTSKNWKGKQQELNGFLNKLDSMVLQAKHDHEFVVIAEHHPIYTFGKHSTKLIIPIARWKFQNIDSKPYHYLRIRLDSICNKYAIDKLIFAAGHDHNLQYFRLPNYVEIVSGAGCKCTNEKDCSEFKNIKVEKNAPINEMHGEFNATGFFRVDYFSDNSTKIFIWEDDLDKEISPSELKDFSYHK, from the coding sequence ATGAAGTGGTCTAAACTCTTTCTATTAGCTGTGGTGATGCTTTGTTATCATCTGCTTTTCGCACAGGCAGATCAGCCGGTCTTTTCTCTTTTTTTGATTGGAGATGCAGGTGAACATGCTATTTCAGATACGAGTCATACAAAAACTCTTAGAAAACTTAAATCAGAATTAACAGCCAGTCAGTACCAGGAAAAAAGCGCAGTCATATATCTGGGTGATAACGTTTATCCATGTGGCATGGCGCCGGATAATTTTAAAAATGGTAAAGTAAAATATCAGATCGCACCACAAGTTTGTTGCGGCAGTGTGAATGAGATGACTTCTCTTTCCAACACTGGGAAATTATCGAGTCAATTGGAAGGTCTGGAAGGTTATGATGGAAGCGTATTTATGGTACCCGGCAACCATGATTGGCAAAGAGGTGAGAGAAGAGGGCAGGAATTTGTGATCAATGAGAAAAGAATAGTGGATGAATATTTCAGTGCAGGAAAATTAAAGCACGGTGGATTTTATCCGAAGTCGTCATTCGGACCAAATGATACTTTAATCAAGGCTGAAAAGGGTATCAGTATTCGCCTGATATTTATCGATTCCCAATGGTGGCTTCATGCACACAACCACCATATTAACGGATTGACATCTAAAAATTGGAAAGGGAAGCAGCAAGAGTTAAACGGCTTTCTGAACAAGCTTGATTCGATGGTCTTACAAGCAAAGCACGACCATGAATTTGTAGTGATTGCCGAGCATCATCCAATCTATACTTTTGGAAAGCACAGTACGAAGCTGATAATACCTATTGCCAGATGGAAATTCCAAAATATTGACAGTAAGCCTTATCATTATCTTAGAATCAGGTTAGATTCCATTTGCAATAAATATGCTATTGACAAATTAATATTTGCTGCCGGCCACGATCACAATCTTCAGTATTTCAGATTGCCCAACTATGTTGAAATTGTTAGTGGTGCCGGTTGTAAATGCACAAACGAAAAAGATTGTTCGGAATTTAAAAATATCAAGGTGGAGAAAAATGCGCCGATCAATGAAATGCACGGCGAATTCAATGCGACCGGTTTTTTCAGAGTTGATTATTTCAGTGATAACAGTACAAAGATTTTTATTTGGGAAGATGATCTGGATAAAGAGATTTCACCTTCAGAGCTTAAGGATTTCAGTTATCATAAATAA
- a CDS encoding TonB-dependent receptor — translation MKKLFLLFGSLCFAGLQLIQAGTITGKVIDQERQPVEFATITLLKAADSSLVKGEFSDGTGTFFFDQISQGSYTVAISNLGYEKISLEKITISDANASVDLGNISLLPASKELSGITVTAQKPMIQHEHDKMILNVEGSPIASGGSVMDALEKAPGVIVNQDGKISLRGKQGVLVMIDDKPTYLSEEQLANQLKAMPAESVSKIEVITNPSARYDAEGNAGIINIITRKNKNLGFNGSVTAGIERSHEWSPEAGINLNYRLKKVNLFGSYNYSDYRQYRTLDVLRNFETDSTSSSVSEQIAMHNSYLDNSYKGGMDYFINDRNTIGFVASGYFDSYSSDNNTAATIYNSNGVYEPSSNTHGDIYNSSDNFSFNLNYDGKLDTSGTTLSADADYSHFNSKGDDHYETIYFNQDGSETDSPLLYYTQSPGIIDIRSAKIDFSHPFSHGWNFEAGAKVSAVKNDNEEIFSVEQNSEWVIDSTKTNHFIYEENIYAGYVQLAKEFKNISVQAGLRSELTASNGHSETLNESFKRNYFQLFPSLNISDKINENHTVSVSYSRRIDRPNYDQLNPFLFFLDPYLYEQGNPKLKPQLTNSLELQYLFKENYNLTLSYSRTTDEIQEQFYQIDSTKTIVLFSENFGSNTTYAATTYAQLQPVKWWSLTPVITLFYQDLETKYLETDFHNTQFGYQVNIQNSFSLPKGFSLELSLQYQSPVIFSIASIEANGDVSMGLKKSFWDGKASVKINARDIFNTNYNSGTIIYANINSSFTQNNDRQRFGINFSYRFGNSQASQRQRQNAIDEEVNRVKRGG, via the coding sequence ATGAAAAAACTCTTCTTACTCTTTGGAAGCCTGTGCTTTGCCGGACTACAGCTTATACAAGCCGGAACCATTACGGGCAAAGTGATCGATCAGGAAAGACAACCTGTCGAATTTGCCACCATTACCTTATTAAAAGCCGCTGACAGCTCGCTGGTAAAAGGAGAATTCTCTGATGGCACCGGCACATTCTTCTTTGACCAGATCAGCCAGGGAAGTTACACAGTGGCGATTTCCAATTTAGGATATGAAAAAATTTCGCTCGAAAAAATAACTATCAGCGATGCAAATGCTTCCGTTGACCTTGGGAATATTTCATTGCTTCCCGCATCAAAAGAACTCAGTGGCATTACAGTGACCGCGCAAAAACCAATGATTCAGCATGAACATGACAAGATGATTCTTAATGTGGAAGGCAGTCCAATCGCGTCCGGAGGAAGTGTAATGGATGCATTGGAAAAAGCACCGGGCGTAATAGTTAACCAGGACGGAAAGATCAGTCTTCGTGGTAAACAAGGTGTGCTGGTAATGATTGACGACAAACCTACTTACCTGTCGGAAGAACAATTGGCCAATCAACTGAAAGCAATGCCTGCGGAAAGTGTTTCTAAAATTGAAGTGATCACCAATCCATCTGCGCGTTACGATGCGGAAGGCAATGCAGGTATCATCAATATCATTACCAGGAAAAATAAAAATCTTGGCTTCAATGGTTCAGTAACTGCTGGTATTGAAAGATCGCATGAGTGGAGTCCTGAAGCCGGTATCAACCTTAACTACAGGCTGAAAAAAGTAAATCTTTTTGGCAGTTACAACTATTCTGATTACCGGCAGTACCGGACGCTTGACGTGCTGCGAAACTTTGAAACAGACAGCACCAGTTCGTCTGTTTCTGAACAAATAGCTATGCACAATTCATACCTTGATAACAGCTATAAAGGAGGTATGGATTATTTCATCAACGATCGTAATACCATTGGATTTGTGGCCAGCGGTTATTTTGATTCCTATTCAAGCGACAACAATACTGCTGCGACCATTTATAATAGCAACGGTGTTTATGAACCGTCTTCCAACACGCATGGTGATATTTACAATTCATCAGATAATTTTTCCTTCAATCTGAATTACGACGGAAAACTGGATACTAGCGGAACTACCCTTTCCGCAGATGCCGATTACTCCCACTTCAACAGCAAAGGTGACGATCATTACGAAACCATATACTTTAATCAGGATGGTTCAGAAACAGACAGTCCGCTTTTGTACTATACACAAAGTCCCGGCATCATCGACATTCGTTCAGCAAAAATTGATTTTTCGCACCCGTTCAGTCATGGTTGGAATTTTGAAGCCGGCGCGAAAGTAAGCGCGGTGAAGAATGATAATGAAGAAATATTTTCAGTGGAGCAAAACAGTGAATGGGTGATTGACAGCACCAAAACAAACCATTTTATTTATGAGGAAAATATTTATGCCGGGTATGTGCAGTTAGCCAAAGAATTCAAAAATATCAGCGTGCAGGCCGGATTAAGAAGTGAGCTGACAGCATCAAATGGACATTCAGAAACGTTGAATGAAAGCTTTAAACGAAATTACTTTCAGCTATTCCCATCGTTGAATATAAGCGATAAGATAAATGAAAATCATACTGTTTCTGTTTCTTATAGCCGGAGAATTGACCGTCCGAACTATGATCAGCTCAACCCTTTCCTGTTCTTTCTTGATCCTTACTTATACGAACAGGGAAATCCAAAGCTTAAACCCCAATTGACGAATTCGCTGGAACTTCAGTACCTTTTTAAAGAAAACTACAACCTGACTTTAAGCTATAGTCGTACAACTGATGAGATTCAGGAGCAGTTTTATCAGATAGATTCTACAAAAACCATTGTGCTGTTTTCTGAAAATTTCGGATCGAACACTACCTATGCTGCCACTACCTATGCCCAGTTACAACCGGTAAAATGGTGGAGCCTCACACCTGTAATTACATTATTCTACCAGGATCTTGAAACAAAATATCTTGAAACTGATTTTCACAATACTCAATTCGGTTACCAGGTGAATATTCAAAACAGCTTCTCTTTACCGAAAGGTTTTTCACTTGAATTATCGCTTCAATATCAGTCGCCGGTCATCTTCAGCATTGCATCCATCGAAGCCAATGGGGATGTTTCCATGGGACTTAAAAAATCTTTCTGGGATGGAAAAGCAAGTGTGAAAATCAATGCCCGTGATATCTTCAACACAAATTATAATTCCGGAACTATAATCTACGCCAACATCAATTCTTCATTTACTCAAAACAACGACCGTCAGCGATTCGGTATCAACTTCTCCTATCGTTTTGGTAATTCGCAGGCATCGCAACGGCAAAGACAAAATGCCATTGATGAGGAAGTAAACCGTGTGAAGCGTGGTGGATAA
- a CDS encoding DUF4136 domain-containing protein, which produces MALLVASMALLAGCYPNDPTNVEQYDLVLTNYDSSFNFTNSKTFSLPDQVVVITGDKPDSTKPLTYVSEPYNTQILNSISQNLSAKGWTEVGANDDPDMMLLPSAFQNTTISYYYDYYYYWGGYYGGYYGWYYPGYYPVYYTSYTTGTLFVTMVDPNAVTPANELPVRWMFLVNGLLTGDYSATTIRIGNTIDQAFEQSPYLAK; this is translated from the coding sequence ATGGCATTGTTAGTTGCATCTATGGCATTGCTGGCTGGTTGCTATCCGAATGATCCAACCAACGTAGAGCAATATGACCTGGTTTTAACAAACTATGATTCAAGCTTCAACTTTACAAACAGCAAAACATTTTCACTACCTGACCAGGTAGTGGTAATAACGGGTGATAAACCCGACAGTACGAAACCTTTGACCTATGTATCTGAACCTTATAACACTCAGATTCTGAATAGCATTTCCCAAAACCTTAGTGCTAAGGGATGGACAGAGGTTGGCGCCAATGATGATCCGGACATGATGCTCCTGCCTTCAGCATTCCAAAACACAACAATCTCTTATTATTACGACTATTACTATTATTGGGGAGGTTATTATGGTGGCTACTACGGCTGGTATTATCCGGGATATTATCCTGTCTATTACACAAGCTATACTACAGGTACCCTGTTTGTAACGATGGTTGATCCGAATGCCGTAACCCCGGCGAATGAGTTGCCTGTCAGGTGGATGTTTTTAGTAAATGGTCTTCTTACCGGAGACTATTCTGCTACTACCATACGTATTGGTAATACGATCGACCAGGCATTCGAACAGTCTCCATATTTGGCTAAATAA